One region of Aurantimonas sp. HBX-1 genomic DNA includes:
- the gatC gene encoding Asp-tRNA(Asn)/Glu-tRNA(Gln) amidotransferase subunit GatC, translated as MSVDTATVRRVARLARIAVTDEDVTAMEGELNAILGFVEQLGEVDVEGVEPMTSVIPMAMKKRQDVVTDGSKADDIVANAPVSEDHFFVVPKVVE; from the coding sequence ATGTCCGTCGATACAGCCACCGTCCGCCGGGTCGCCCGCCTGGCCCGCATTGCCGTCACCGATGAAGATGTGACGGCCATGGAGGGCGAGCTCAACGCCATCCTCGGCTTCGTCGAGCAGCTCGGCGAGGTCGATGTCGAGGGCGTCGAGCCGATGACCTCGGTGATCCCGATGGCGATGAAGAAGCGCCAGGACGTGGTGACCGACGGCAGCAAGGCCGACGACATCGTGGCCAATGCGCCGGTGAGCGAGGATCACTTCTTCGTCGTGCCGAAGGTGGTGGAGTAG
- a CDS encoding GNAT family N-acetyltransferase, with translation MAVTIAVETPLQDAVRALVADLNAHLGPLSPPEFQFQMTAEQMAGDDTTVLVARDESSGVVGMGALRRHDAVLGEVKRMFSVPASRGTGVGWRLLQAIEAEARRQELERLVLETGGTAGFEPAWALYERAGFIRRGAFLDYPDSEYSRFYEKMLPR, from the coding sequence ATGGCCGTCACCATCGCCGTCGAGACGCCCCTGCAGGATGCTGTCCGGGCGCTGGTCGCCGATCTCAACGCCCATCTGGGGCCTCTGTCGCCGCCGGAATTCCAGTTCCAGATGACGGCGGAACAGATGGCGGGGGATGACACCACGGTCTTAGTCGCCCGGGACGAATCCAGCGGCGTGGTGGGCATGGGCGCGCTGCGGCGCCACGATGCGGTGCTCGGCGAGGTGAAGCGGATGTTCTCCGTCCCCGCCTCGCGGGGAACCGGTGTCGGCTGGCGCCTGCTGCAGGCGATCGAGGCGGAGGCCCGCCGGCAGGAACTCGAACGGCTGGTCCTCGAGACCGGCGGCACGGCCGGCTTCGAGCCGGCCTGGGCGCTCTATGAGCGGGCCGGCTTCATCCGCCGCGGCGCCTTCCTCGACTATCCCGATTCCGAATACAGTCGCTTTTACGAGAAGATGCTGCCCCGATGA